The Chitinophaga niabensis genome segment CCATTCAAACTCATCACGGAAATGACGGATGGCTGCAGCTACAGGCCATGCAGCAGCATCGCCCAGCGGACAAATCGTATTGCCCTCGATCTTACGCTGGATATCCCAGAGCAGATCAATGTCAGTCATTTTGCCTTTACCGTTCTCAATGTTCAGTAATACTTTCTTCATCCAACCGGTTCCTTCCCTGCAGGGGCTGCATTGTCCGCAGCTTTCATGGTGGTAGAAACGCGCGAGGGACATGGTATGGCGTACCACACACTGATCTTCATCCAACACAATAAAGCCGCCGGATCCCATCATGGAACCGGTAGCAAAACCGCCATCGTTTAAACTTTCGTACGTCATCATCCTTTGCTCGCCTTTCGCTGTTTTCAGCAACAGGTTTGCAGGCAGGATGGGAACGGAAGATCCTCCGGGAATGCAGGCCTTCAGGCGTTTGCCGTTAGGTATGCCTCCACAGTATTCATCAGAATAAATAAATTCTTCCACAGAGATGTTCATGTCTATTTCATAAACACCAGGTTTGTTGATATTGCCACAGGCAGAGATCAGCTTGGTACCGGTAGATTTACCTGTACCGTATTTTGCATATTCATCTCCCCCGATATTGATGATGGGCACCACTGCTGCCAGTGTTTCCACATTGTTCACTACCGTAGGGCATTGCCACAAACCTTTTACAGCAGGGAATGGAGGTTTGATGCGGGGATTACCACGTTTACCTTCCAGGGATTCTATCAATGCCGTTTCTTCACCACAGATGTAAGCACCTGCACCACGTTGCACATAGATCTCCAGGTCATAACCGGTTCCCTGGATGTTCTTACCCAGCCAGTTATTTTTACGGGCATCGTTGATCGCTTCTTCTAAAATATCGGGGATCCAGGCATATTCACCACGGATATAAATGTAAGTACTGTGGGCTCCGAGTGCAAAGCTGGAGATCAGCAGGCCCTCGATGAGCAGATGGGGAATGAATTCCATCAGGTAACGGTCTTTGAAAGTACCTGGTTCAGATTCATCCGCGTTACAAACAAGATAGCGGGGTACACCTTCCGGCTTAGCCAGGAAGCTCCACTTGAGGCCGGTTGGGAAACCTGCGCCACCACGACCACGCAGGCCGCTTTTCTTCACTTCTTCAGTCACCTGATCCGGGCTCATGCTTTTCAGGGCCTTTTCAGCAGCGGCATAACCACCGTTCTT includes the following:
- the nuoF gene encoding NADH-quinone oxidoreductase subunit NuoF: MGRKLLLDKAHIEGIRYYDTYRKNGGYAAAEKALKSMSPDQVTEEVKKSGLRGRGGAGFPTGLKWSFLAKPEGVPRYLVCNADESEPGTFKDRYLMEFIPHLLIEGLLISSFALGAHSTYIYIRGEYAWIPDILEEAINDARKNNWLGKNIQGTGYDLEIYVQRGAGAYICGEETALIESLEGKRGNPRIKPPFPAVKGLWQCPTVVNNVETLAAVVPIINIGGDEYAKYGTGKSTGTKLISACGNINKPGVYEIDMNISVEEFIYSDEYCGGIPNGKRLKACIPGGSSVPILPANLLLKTAKGEQRMMTYESLNDGGFATGSMMGSGGFIVLDEDQCVVRHTMSLARFYHHESCGQCSPCREGTGWMKKVLLNIENGKGKMTDIDLLWDIQRKIEGNTICPLGDAAAWPVAAAIRHFRDEFEWHVTHPEEAQIRNFGLAHYADPLPVVATAAAV